One Trichomycterus rosablanca isolate fTriRos1 chromosome 10, fTriRos1.hap1, whole genome shotgun sequence DNA window includes the following coding sequences:
- the kctd2 gene encoding BTB/POZ domain-containing protein KCTD2, whose amino-acid sequence MAELQMEASAGGLLEQTEHRENRGSLSILLPSPSLVLPTRSGAASPGLSTSSPGLSASRAAVFGFPVKSNPTSPSDPAEKPGSRWVRLNVGGTYFITTKQTLCRDPKSFLYRLCQDDPDLDSDKDETGAYLIDRDPTYFGPILNYLRHGKLIINKNLAEEGVLEEAEFYNIASLVRLVKERIRDNENRTSQGPVKHVYRVLQCQEEELTQMVSTMSDGWKFEQLISIGSSYNYGNEDQAEFLCVVSRELNNSTNGIVIEPTEKAKILQERGSRM is encoded by the exons ATGGCGGAGTTACAGATGGAGGCTAGTGCAGGAGGCCTGTTGGAGCAGACAGAGCACCGGGAGAACCGCGGCTCCCTCAGTATTCTCCTCCCGTCACCCAGCCTGGTTCTACCGACGCGCAGCGGAGCAGCCAGCCCGGGTCTGTCAACCTCTAGTCCGGGTCTGTCCGCCTCCAGAGCCGCGGTGTTCGGCTTTCCCGTGAAGAGCAACCCGACCTCCCCGTCCGACCCTGCAGAGAAACCGGGCTCGCGGTGGGTCCGCCTCAATGTCGGTGGGACCTACTTTATCACCACCAAACAAACCCTGTGCAGGGATCCCAAATCTTTTCTGTACCGACTGTGTCAGGACGACCCTGATCTGGACTCAGATAAA GATGAGACAGGAGCTTACTTGATTGACAGGGACCCCACATACTTCGGCCCCATCTTAAATTATTTGAGGCATGGAAAACTGATCATCAACAAGAACCTTGCAGAGGAGG GTGTTCTGGAGGAAGCTGAGTTTTACAACATTGCATCGTTGGTGAGACTGGTGAAGGAGAGAATACGAGACAATGAGAACAGGACATCTCAG GGTCCTGTAAAGCATGTGTACCGTGTGCTCCAGTGTCAGGAAGAAGAACTCACTCAGATGGTTTCGACAATGTCTGATGGTTGGAAGTTTGAGCAG CTTATAAGCATTGGCTCATCTTACAACTATGGAAATGAGGACCAGGCCGAGTTTCTGTGTGTGGTTTCCCGGGAACTCAACAACTCCACTAACGGGATTGTTATTGAGCCGACCGAGAAGGCTAAG ATCCTTCAGGAGAGAGGTTCTCGGATGTAA